The sequence below is a genomic window from Candidatus Neomarinimicrobiota bacterium.
CTCTTGATTTGCCATCTATCAATACCACAACTGAGTCCCAGGCAATATATACAGCTACCAAATGGTACCATTTGTTTAGTTTTATCTCATCGTCAGCCAGGAAACTTTTGCGGCCAAATTTTGTGGTCAACCCTCCATTGCCATACTCAGCTTTTGGCCTCGGAAAATCCCCGTGAGCTAAGCCTACATTAATACCATTGTAGTAATCAT
It includes:
- a CDS encoding LamG domain-containing protein; this translates as DYYNGINVGLAHGDFPRPKAEYGNGGLTTKFGRKSFLADDEIKLNKWYHLVAVYIAWDSVVVLIDGKSRAGEFNGFATNMTYSDGPARIGTKDNNYDAPPWYFKGAIDELFIFNRVLNPNEIRKLMNFTHKPFPALSD